The following are encoded in a window of Colletotrichum lupini chromosome 3, complete sequence genomic DNA:
- a CDS encoding NAD-dependent aldehyde dehydrogenase, translating into VTNPATEELIGTCPESTIGDLNNAIDAAAKAFPEWKALSGRQRSRIIGRIFDLLVDNQADLGKIITAENGKAKADAEGEVMFGASFFEWYGEEAARIYGDVIPHSNPTYRTRVIKEPVGVCGLIVPWNFPLAMGARKVSAALAAGCTVVMKSDGLTPFSSNALAVLCERAGVPPGVFNVVTALENTPHLGLALCESDVVKKISFTGSTRVGKLLMQQSSNTLKKLSLELGGNAPFIVFDDADMDIAISSVLVSKFKVTGQTCVCANRIFVQEGIYDRFSQRLVEEVRKFRVGNGTDALVTHGPLTNGVGKVEQHIKDAVAKNAKILLGGNRLPSAGKNFYELTILGDVDDSMTVTQEETFGPLAALTKFSTEKEVIERANKSEVGLASYVITNDLARSTRVSELLEFGMVAINTGVISDASAPFGGVKHSGFGREGSKYGLEDYLTIKMIVTGGISTRL; encoded by the exons GTCACCAACCCGGCAACAGAGGAGCTCATCGGGACATGTCCTGAGTCAACCATCGGCGACCTCAACAATGCCATTGATGCCGCAGCCAAGGCATTCCCTGAATGGAAAGCATTATCCGGCCGTCAACGAAGCCGTATCATCGGGCGCATCTTCGACCTCTTAGTTGACAACCAAGCAGATCTCGGCAAGATCATCACCGCCGAGAATGGCAAAGCAAAAGCGGATGCCGAGGGCGAGGTGATGTTTGGAGCAAGCTTCTTCGAGTGGTACGGCGAAGAGGCCGCTCGGATCTACGGAGACGTCATTCCCCACAGCAACCCGACTTACAGGACCCGGGTTATCAAAGAACCTGTCGGCGTCTGTGGCTTGATCGTGCCTTGGAATTTTCCTCTAGCGATGGGCGCTCGCAAGGTGTCAGCAGCTCTTGCAGCTGGGTGCACCGTTGTCATGAAGTCTGATGGACTTACACCGTTCTCTTCAAACGCGCTAGCTGTGCTTTGCGAGAGGGCTGGCGTACCTCCTGGAGTCTTCAACGTTGTCACTGCACTAGAAAACACACCTCATCTTGGGCTTGCTCTATGTGAGTCAGACGTCGTGAAGAAGATATCTTTCACGGGCTCGACAAGAGTTGGCAAGTTGTTGATGCAGCAGTCAAGCAACACCCTTAAGAAATTGAGCCTTGAGCTAGGAGGCAACGCGCCCTTCATCGTGTTTGATGATGCAGACATGGACATCGCAATTTCCAGCGTTCTTGTATCCAAGTTCAAGGTCACTGGCCAAACGTGCGTGTGCGCCAATCGGATTTTCGTGCAGGAGGGCATTTATGACAGGTTTAGTCAGAGGCTGGTGGAGGAAGTCAGAAAGTTCCGAGTTGGCAACGGCACAGACGCGTTGGTCACCCACGGACCCTTGACCAACGGCGTTGGCAAGGTTGAGCAGCATATCAAGGACGCCGTCGCCAAGAACGCAAAGATCTTGCTAGGCGGCAACCGATTACCATCAGCCGGCAAGAACTTTTATGAGCTCACCATCCTCGGAGACGTCGACGACTCGATGACAGTGACACAAGAAGAGACGTTTGGTCCTCTTGCGGCTCTAACGAAGTTTTCAACTGAAAAAGAGGTCATTGAGAGGGCTAACAAGTCTGAAGTCGGACTGGCATCATATGTCATCACGAACGACCTAGCCAGGTCAACCCGAGTATCAGAGCTCCTAGAGTTCGGTATGGTTGCCATCAACACTGGTGTCATCTCAGATGCTTCTGCGCC GTTTGGAGGTGTCAAACATTCTGGCTTTGGCCGGGAAGGCAGCAAATATGGACTCGAGGATTACTTGAC